In the Hyla sarda isolate aHylSar1 chromosome 9, aHylSar1.hap1, whole genome shotgun sequence genome, TTCAACCATGTTACACATGGAAGGTTCACCTGGGAGTCGGTCATTAAATTTCTTCTGAGGGACATTATCTGTAGCGACTGCTGAACCTCAGTTAGGGCACCTTTATGGATGTTTAACCCTATATTGTCTGACAGATCCAGAGAGTATAAAGATGTGTGTTGAAATACTTTGGGCGGAAGGTGCTTAATGCCATTGTTTTGTAAATTTAAATGACGCAGATGCTGAGCACCAGAGAAGGTTGTGCAGATGGTCTCGGTTGAGTTGACCGTTTCTTTAGGGTGACAAAACCCAATGTGATTGTTTTTAAGATTAATTTGTTCAATTTCAGGCAGCAAATCAAACAATTGCTTTGAGATGTAGTTAATAGAATTTCCATGAATATCTAGAGACCTCAAAGACCGGAGAGCTGTGATCCTATTTCTTTTGTTCTGTTGTGACATATCAGAGTAGAAAACATCTGTCATGTTATGTAGACAGTTCCCAGCCATGTTTACATTTTGAAGTGAGCTGACATAAGATAAAAATCGCCAAGGAAATAAGGTTAGTTGGTTGTAACTGAGATCCAAATCCATTAGGGTTGTTAAATGTGAAATTATATTTTCTATAGCACTGGGAAGATCCAGATCAGCAATGATTTCATACCAGGAGGTCATCTTCAAAATGTCTTCTGTTTCATTAGAGATAGGGAACAACTCAGCAAAATGATTTCCTGAGAGATTAAGGTGTTGTACCCTGTTGATTTGGGGCAGAACTGGAAAGCTCACCAGGCTATTACGGCTTAGGTCTAAGTTCCTCAGTTGGTAGAATTTGTCAGATTTCGGACTAACAAAGATCTTGAGGGAATTTGAACTTAGGTTCAGAAGATGTAGCTGTGGGAGATCAAAGCTTGAAATACAAGCTATGGCATTGAAAGCAAGGTTTAGAACTTTCAGATATTGCAGTGAGTCAAATGTACCACTCTCTATATCTGTTATGTAATTGTTGGAGAGATCCAGCTCGGTCAGCCGTGGAACCCCTTCAAATATTCCAGAAAACAAGACTGCAATTGTGTTCCATGACAAATCTAAAATTACTAGTGAAGTAATATTTGACAGATAGCAGTGCACCATATCACCATCCAAGTTATTATTTGAAATATTTAATCTTTTTAAACTTTGCAGACTGCCAAAAACCCTTTTGTTAGCTAGACAATGCTTGTGCAATCTGTTTGAGGCAAGGTTAAGAGAATGGAGTCGTAATAAACCATCTAGCGCTCCATCTTCAATGGTTTCCAGGTGATTATCTTCAATGTTGAAATTCTCAAGTTTGTGCAGATTTGACATTGATATATTTGTGAGCTCTTGAATGAAGTTATGAGATAGATCTAGTGCCTTCAGATTGTCTGGCAGGCTCTTTGGCACATGGTGCATGGCGGTATGTAGGCATTTCACTTCAGACAGATGCTAGGACAAAGAAACACTTTAGAATTAGAACCATATTAGGATTATCAGGAATATGAAGATTATCAACAAGACCAGAATGACACATATGAATTGTCTTGACATGAAAAGCAAAACTACTCATTTCAAAATGAAAATGGCAAGATCAATCTTCTGTTGTTTTGGCTGAGATGTTCATTCTAACACATAACTAGAGTTTCTTC is a window encoding:
- the LOC130291099 gene encoding transforming growth factor beta activator LRRC32-like isoform X1; protein product: MTWWQLAAVRDECMMLRTSLDCKNPLTMDGEEIVSFWIPKHLSEVKCLHTAMHHVPKSLPDNLKALDLSHNFIQELTNISMSNLHKLENFNIEDNHLETIEDGALDGLLRLHSLNLASNRLHKHCLANKRVFGSLQSLKRLNISNNNLDGDMVHCYLSNITSLVILDLSWNTIAVLFSGIFEGVPRLTELDLSNNYITDIESGTFDSLQYLKVLNLAFNAIACISSFDLPQLHLLNLSSNSLKIFVSPKSDKFYQLRNLDLSRNSLVSFPVLPQINRVQHLNLSGNHFAELFPISNETEDILKMTSWYEIIADLDLPSAIENIISHLTTLMDLDLSYNQLTLFPWRFLSYVSSLQNVNMAGNCLHNMTDVFYSDMSQQNKRNRITALRSLRSLDIHGNSINYISKQLFDLLPEIEQINLKNNHIGFCHPKETVNSTETICTTFSGAQHLRHLNLQNNGIKHLPPKVFQHTSLYSLDLSDNIGLNIHKGALTEVQQSLQIMSLRRNLMTDSQVNLPCVTWLKTLDLSGNRLTMIPANLQCSAIESLNLQNNSLRLLDERTFLSWMDSLHWMFISGNPFDCCSLRWLDPLLDSKINISDLENTYCIYTDSNVSASVNNSIIQSQYCQWHTTQTLLTIVIIIFIVFFLLSIFCILKIGNRKVCLLRKFWSNKVASEIPRSIQMMQSEGKEVCFTISSRGTC
- the LOC130291099 gene encoding transforming growth factor beta activator LRRC32-like isoform X2 — encoded protein: MHHVPKSLPDNLKALDLSHNFIQELTNISMSNLHKLENFNIEDNHLETIEDGALDGLLRLHSLNLASNRLHKHCLANKRVFGSLQSLKRLNISNNNLDGDMVHCYLSNITSLVILDLSWNTIAVLFSGIFEGVPRLTELDLSNNYITDIESGTFDSLQYLKVLNLAFNAIACISSFDLPQLHLLNLSSNSLKIFVSPKSDKFYQLRNLDLSRNSLVSFPVLPQINRVQHLNLSGNHFAELFPISNETEDILKMTSWYEIIADLDLPSAIENIISHLTTLMDLDLSYNQLTLFPWRFLSYVSSLQNVNMAGNCLHNMTDVFYSDMSQQNKRNRITALRSLRSLDIHGNSINYISKQLFDLLPEIEQINLKNNHIGFCHPKETVNSTETICTTFSGAQHLRHLNLQNNGIKHLPPKVFQHTSLYSLDLSDNIGLNIHKGALTEVQQSLQIMSLRRNLMTDSQVNLPCVTWLKTLDLSGNRLTMIPANLQCSAIESLNLQNNSLRLLDERTFLSWMDSLHWMFISGNPFDCCSLRWLDPLLDSKINISDLENTYCIYTDSNVSASVNNSIIQSQYCQWHTTQTLLTIVIIIFIVFFLLSIFCILKIGNRKVCLLRKFWSNKVASEIPRSIQMMQSEGKEVCFTISSRGTC